In the Anastrepha obliqua isolate idAnaObli1 chromosome 1, idAnaObli1_1.0, whole genome shotgun sequence genome, one interval contains:
- the LOC129253355 gene encoding uncharacterized protein LOC129253355: MKKTSFDTRGIFHLSDEKFVKTKLKKQRKIHPLDTYKFRSPSIFPQRVGFEQNSVPIVFQVTPETLLNLAARVVDALSLPNVHDWTNADVCKWIRQYGYPQYQNTFRVNLITGRKLLLVDAQALSAMNIKQLSLNCSFILSDRCSVFQAEIYAIDKAAKTIRLMDFPPASLTILVASQGVIKALASAHINSRYATE; encoded by the exons ATGAAGAAAACTTCCTTCGACACACGTGGCATATTTCATTTGTCGgatgaaaaatttgtgaaaaccaagcttaaaaaacaacgaaaaatccATCCGCTGGATACCTACAAATTCCGTAGTCCTTCAATATTTCCGCAACGTGTTGGTTTTGAGCAGAATAGTGTGCCCATTGTGTTTCAAGTGACACCCGAAACGCTACTCAATTTAGCTGCGAGAGTAGTGGATGCATTGTCGTTGCCGAATGTTCACGATTGGACCAATGCGGATGTCTGCAAGTGGATACGTCAATATGGTTATCCACAATATCAG AATACCTTCCGTGTGAACCTGATTACTGGCCGTAAATTGCTGTTGGTGGATGCACAAGCACTCTCAGCGATGAATATAAAACAATTATCCTTAAATTGCTCCTTTATACTCTCGGACCggtgtagcgtcttccaagctgagatctatgctatcgacaaagcagcaaaaacgataagactgATGGACTTCCCTCCAGCAAGCCTTACCATTTTGGTTGCTAGTCAAGGAGTCATCAAGGCACTGGCTTCAGCGCACATCAATTCGAGATATGCTACAGAATGA